The following are from one region of the Quercus robur chromosome 1, dhQueRobu3.1, whole genome shotgun sequence genome:
- the LOC126719493 gene encoding feruloyl CoA ortho-hydroxylase F6H1-3-like, producing MQIGPTTPSPPNILVSSHLLNTKLSLYSFLVRMAPTVATPISESSNITDFVVTNGNGVKGLSEMGLKTLPKQYIQPVEERITVSNILPQESIPIIDMSNWDEQKVSESICDAAEKWGFFQIINHGVPIEVLENVKVATHRFFNLPAEEKRKFSKENSSSNSVRFGTSFSPEAEKALEWKDYLSLFYVSEDEASALWPSACKDQVLEYMRGSELVIQRLLEVLMKRINVKEIDETKESLLRGSKRINLNYYPICPNPELTVGVGRHSDVSTLTILLQDEIGGLYVRENNDSWVHVPPVSGSLVINVGDALQIMSNGRYKSIEHRVVASGSKNRISVPIFVNPRPCDMIGPFLEVLAGGEKALYKQVLYSDYVKHFFRKAHDGKNTIEFAKI from the exons ATGCAAATTGGACCAACAACACCATCACCACCGAACATCTTAGTTTCAAGCCATTTGCTAAATACTAAGCTCTCTCTTTATTCCTTTCTTGTAAGAATGGCTCCAACAGTTGCAACACCTATCAGTGAGTCCTCAAATATCACAGACTTTGTCGTAACAAATGGCAATGGAGTAAAGGGTCTCTCAGAAATGGGACTCAAAACCCTCCCTAAGCAATATATCCAACCTGTAGAAGAAAGGATCACTGTGAGCAACATCTTGCCTCAAGAGTCTATACCCATCATAGATATGTCAAACTGGGACGAACAAAAAGTCTCTGAATCAATCTGTGATGCAGCAGAAAAGTGGGGTTTCTTTCAGATTATCAACCATGGCGTGCCCATTGAAGTGCTGGAGAATGTGAAGGTTGCAACACATAGGTTCTTCAATTTGCCAGCTGAGGAGAAGAGGAAGTTTTCAAAAGAAAACTCATCTTCCAACAGCGTGCGGTTTGGCACAAGCTTTAGTCCTGAAGCAGAGAAGGCTCTTGAATGGAAAGATTACCTGAGCCTGTTTTATGTGTCCGAGGATGAGGCCTCTGCATTGTGGCCTTCTGCCTGCAA GGATCAAGTTCTGGAATATATGAGGGGGTCTGAACTAGTTATCCAAAGGCTATTAGAGGTACTAATGAAGAGGATAAATGTGAAAGAAATTGATGAGACAAAAGAATCTCTCTTAAGGGGTTCAAAGAGGATTAACCTTAACTACTATCCTATATGTCCTAACCCTGAGCTCACCGTGGGAGTAGGTCGTCACTCTGACGTGTCAACCCTTACTATCCTCCTTCAAGATGAAATTGGTGGACTCTATGTGCGAGAAAACAATGATAGTTGGGTTCATGTTCCGCCTGTAAGTGGCTCCCTCGTGATCAATGTTGGTGATGCACTACAGATAATGAGCAATGGTCGATACAAGAGCATTGAGCATCGTGTGGTTGCTAGTGGAAGCAAGAATAGGATTTCGGTTCCTATTTTTGTTAATCCTAGGCCATGTGACATGATTGGTCCTTTTTTAGAAGTGCTTGCAGGGGGTGAGAAAGCATTATATAAGCAAGTTCTGTATTCAGATTATGTGAAACATTTCTTCAGGAAAGCTCATGATGGGAAGAACACAATTGAATTTGCAAAAATATGA
- the LOC126719586 gene encoding probable ribonuclease P/MRP protein subunit POP5, whose amino-acid sequence MVGFKNRYMIVEVFLDPNRDLAGHDPIIITQFNVSKGIKDRILVNFGDCGLVSSLGSFQVKYVNPITKLCIIRASREEYQKIWSAITMVRSIGNCPVLFNLLDLSGSIKACRNVALKYDELKFEQYKLVVGASLAIDAIQHMQNCLDKIKVLEH is encoded by the exons ATGGTGGGATTTAAAAATAGGTACATGATTGTGGAAGTTTTCTTGGATCCTAATAGAGATCTTGCTGGGCATGATCCCATCATTATTACCCAATTTAATGTCTCAAAAGGGATCAAAGACAGAATTCTTGTAAACTTTGGAGATTGTGGTCTTGTTTCATCACTTGGATCCTTCCAAG TCAAGTATGTGAATCCCATCACAAAGCTTTGCATCATTAGAGCTTCAAGGGAAGAGTACCAAAAGATTTGGTCTGCCATCACCATGGTTAGGAGTATTGGAAATTGCCCTGTGCTATTTAACTTATTGGACCTAAGTG gGAGTATAAAGGCTTGTAGAAATGTAGCCTTGAAGTATGATGAGCTAAAATTTGAGCAGTACAAACTTGTAGTTGGGGCTTCTCTCGCCATCGATGCTATTCAGCACATGCAAAACTGTCTAGACAAGATCAAAGTTTTGGAGCACTGA